From the genome of bacterium, one region includes:
- a CDS encoding acetolactate synthase large subunit encodes MGNGAEELIRTAHASGVDTCFANPGTTEMHLVGALDAVSGMRSVLGLFEGVITGAADGYGRMTDRPALTVLHLGPGFANGIANLHNACRAHTPVVNLVGDQATWHLSADAPLTSDIHSLANPVSNWVRTSKSARELPGDGATAIAEATSVPGSVSTLIIPADCAWEEAPEAARPIAPTPARAVASSSIDAVASALRGGESVLLLLGGRALREPGLRAAARIASGNGARVLMDTFPARVERGAGLPFVDKLPYFPEQIIALLKTVSHLVLVETLAPVSFFAYPGVPSRLAPDGCTVHTLAEPDQDGAGALEALADALAAPKASVPDATLPALPSGALTPDSLGAALACLQPENAIVMDESATSGRGHLLASAASPPHTMLSLTGGAIGQGLPCATGAAVACPDRTVIALQADGSGMYTLQSLWTQAREGLDVKTIICANREYRILKIELARADIVKPGPAATALTNLAQPVIDWVSLARGMGVPGESAETAEELISALGRAFATPGPYLIEAVI; translated from the coding sequence ATGGGGAACGGAGCAGAAGAGCTGATTCGCACCGCGCATGCCTCGGGCGTCGATACTTGTTTTGCAAATCCCGGGACCACGGAGATGCATCTGGTCGGTGCACTCGACGCCGTTTCCGGCATGAGGTCGGTACTCGGATTGTTTGAAGGTGTGATAACTGGTGCGGCGGACGGGTACGGCCGAATGACCGATCGCCCCGCACTTACCGTTCTGCATTTGGGACCGGGATTCGCCAATGGCATAGCGAACTTGCACAATGCATGTCGCGCGCACACGCCGGTCGTCAATCTGGTCGGCGATCAGGCGACCTGGCACCTGTCGGCCGATGCACCGCTGACCTCCGATATCCATTCTTTGGCGAACCCCGTATCGAACTGGGTTCGGACCTCGAAGAGCGCGCGCGAGCTTCCAGGAGATGGAGCCACAGCGATCGCAGAGGCGACCTCTGTACCGGGTTCGGTTTCCACGCTCATCATTCCCGCCGACTGCGCGTGGGAAGAAGCACCGGAAGCCGCCCGGCCGATCGCGCCAACGCCAGCTCGGGCAGTCGCGTCATCGAGCATTGACGCAGTCGCTTCCGCCCTGCGCGGGGGCGAATCCGTGTTACTGCTGCTCGGAGGACGGGCCCTGCGCGAACCTGGGTTGCGGGCTGCCGCCCGCATCGCCTCAGGCAACGGTGCTCGCGTGCTGATGGATACGTTTCCGGCGCGCGTCGAGCGCGGTGCGGGTTTGCCCTTTGTCGACAAGCTTCCGTACTTCCCGGAACAGATCATCGCCTTGTTGAAGACGGTGTCGCATCTGGTCCTGGTGGAGACACTGGCTCCAGTCAGTTTCTTCGCCTACCCGGGGGTGCCGAGTCGCCTGGCACCCGACGGCTGCACGGTGCACACACTCGCGGAGCCGGATCAGGACGGTGCAGGTGCGCTAGAGGCGCTGGCCGACGCACTCGCTGCACCAAAGGCCTCCGTACCCGATGCGACCCTGCCCGCGCTTCCCAGCGGCGCCCTCACACCCGACAGTCTCGGCGCAGCCCTTGCCTGCCTGCAACCCGAAAACGCGATCGTCATGGACGAGTCGGCCACCTCCGGACGCGGGCATCTGTTGGCGAGCGCGGCCAGCCCTCCGCACACGATGCTCTCGCTCACAGGTGGCGCAATCGGCCAGGGACTTCCCTGTGCAACCGGCGCGGCCGTCGCGTGTCCCGATCGCACGGTGATCGCACTACAGGCGGACGGGAGTGGCATGTACACCCTGCAGTCTCTGTGGACCCAGGCGCGCGAGGGGCTCGATGTGAAGACGATCATCTGCGCGAATCGCGAGTACCGGATCCTGAAAATCGAACTGGCCCGAGCCGATATCGTCAAGCCGGGTCCGGCGGCGACCGCTCTCACCAATCTGGCGCAACCGGTGATCGACTGGGTGTCGCTGGCTCGCGGCATGGGTGTGCCCGGTGAAAGCGCAGAAACGGCCGAGGAACTGATCTCTGCTCTCGGTCGGGCATTCGCGACGCCGGGTCCCTATCTGATAGAAGCCGTTATCTAG
- a CDS encoding phosphonoacetaldehyde reductase gives MRTELIICQEGAVERLAEIVAERRSRRVFLVTGNASYPASGAEALIAKALEPCAVERFCGFGENPALDDITSGIERFCAFGPDLVVAVGGGSPLDMAKSINVLAAQDGDAIDFIEGRSELQPRGCPLVAVPTTAGSGSQVTHFAAVWVGRTKHSLAHPCMRPEFALVDPRLLASLPSHVAAGAGLDALNQGIESYWSIHATQESQDFAREAIECVIQHLVRFVVQPDDASRMGMARGAHLAGEAIERTKTTAPHAISYPITSHFGIPHGQAVGLILPSILRFNAGVTAEDCLHPLGTHHVQDTLRNLAILLGAEEPHAAADRYETLLDEIGLSRDWTKLGLAGADVQETIVAHGFDPKRVNNNPRRLTEVALREMLDRLGA, from the coding sequence ATGAGGACCGAGCTGATCATCTGCCAGGAAGGAGCGGTAGAGAGGCTCGCAGAGATCGTCGCAGAGCGGCGTTCCCGACGAGTGTTCCTGGTCACGGGAAATGCCTCGTACCCGGCATCCGGTGCCGAGGCACTCATTGCGAAAGCCCTGGAGCCCTGCGCGGTCGAGCGCTTCTGTGGCTTTGGCGAGAATCCAGCACTCGACGACATCACTTCGGGGATCGAACGCTTCTGCGCATTCGGCCCGGACCTGGTCGTGGCGGTGGGTGGTGGTTCGCCTCTGGATATGGCCAAGAGCATCAATGTCCTCGCCGCGCAGGACGGCGACGCGATCGATTTCATCGAAGGACGGAGCGAACTCCAGCCTCGGGGTTGTCCCCTGGTCGCCGTGCCGACGACTGCCGGTTCAGGAAGTCAGGTGACGCATTTCGCGGCGGTATGGGTAGGACGAACCAAACACTCCCTGGCCCATCCATGCATGCGACCCGAGTTCGCCCTGGTGGACCCGCGTCTGCTCGCGAGTCTGCCGTCACACGTCGCAGCGGGAGCGGGCCTGGACGCATTGAATCAGGGCATTGAGTCGTACTGGTCGATTCACGCAACGCAGGAGTCGCAGGATTTCGCGCGAGAGGCCATCGAGTGCGTCATCCAACACCTGGTCCGTTTCGTCGTTCAGCCCGACGACGCTTCTCGGATGGGCATGGCGCGTGGCGCGCACCTGGCGGGCGAGGCAATCGAGCGGACGAAGACGACTGCCCCACACGCCATCTCGTACCCGATCACGTCGCACTTCGGCATTCCGCACGGTCAAGCCGTGGGTCTGATCCTGCCATCGATCCTGCGCTTCAACGCGGGGGTAACCGCCGAGGACTGCCTGCATCCGCTCGGAACGCACCACGTACAGGACACCCTCCGGAACCTGGCAATTCTGCTTGGAGCCGAAGAACCGCACGCAGCCGCGGATCGTTACGAAACACTGCTGGACGAGATCGGGCTGTCTCGAGATTGGACGAAACTCGGGCTCGCCGGTGCAGACGTGCAGGAAACAATCGTCGCCCACGGATTCGACCCGAAGCGGGTCAATAACAACCCGCGCCGCCTGACTGAAGTCGCCCTGCGGGAGATGCTCGACCGGCTAGGCGCCTAG
- the aepY gene encoding phosphonopyruvate decarboxylase, producing MIDCRAYFELLARNGIDFFTGVPDSLLKDFSNCVSEHATSGDELITANEGAAVALAAGHHLATGGLGLVYMQNSGLGNAMNPLTSLVDPEVYSIPILLLIGWRGEPGHPDEPQHLKQGRVTLATLETLEIPYEIHPETLDESAASLERAVEHMRGNASPYALVVRAGTFSPYEKSESAREAFEMRREEAVIEIASLLDPADVIVSTTGKTSRELFEYRASTSRDFSGDFLTVGSMGHASQIAMGVALARPSRQVVCLDGDGAAIMHMGSMAISGRRAPENFKHVIVNNAAHDSVGGQPTVGNEIDFPAIARACGYRDAWCVSRRETLKDAVGRMRAASGPVLLEVRVSKGARTDLGRPTIAPIDNKHSFMKRLVE from the coding sequence GTGATCGACTGCAGAGCCTACTTTGAACTCCTCGCACGCAACGGCATCGACTTCTTCACCGGCGTACCCGACTCGCTTCTGAAGGACTTCAGCAACTGCGTTTCGGAACACGCCACAAGCGGCGACGAGCTGATCACTGCAAATGAAGGCGCCGCAGTCGCACTCGCAGCGGGCCACCACCTGGCGACCGGCGGACTCGGTCTGGTGTACATGCAGAACTCCGGACTCGGCAACGCGATGAATCCGCTGACATCACTGGTCGACCCGGAGGTGTACTCGATTCCGATTCTTCTTCTGATCGGCTGGCGTGGGGAACCGGGACATCCCGACGAGCCCCAGCACCTGAAACAAGGGAGGGTGACTCTTGCGACGCTCGAGACACTGGAAATCCCATATGAGATACACCCCGAGACACTCGATGAGTCAGCTGCGTCCCTGGAGCGCGCGGTAGAACATATGCGAGGGAACGCTTCCCCCTACGCATTGGTCGTACGTGCGGGAACATTTTCGCCGTACGAGAAGAGCGAGAGCGCACGGGAAGCCTTCGAGATGCGCCGTGAAGAAGCAGTGATCGAGATCGCTTCCCTGCTCGATCCCGCCGATGTGATCGTATCGACCACGGGAAAGACCTCGCGCGAGCTGTTCGAGTATCGGGCTTCCACCAGTCGGGATTTCTCGGGTGACTTTTTGACCGTGGGCTCGATGGGTCACGCCTCACAGATCGCGATGGGAGTCGCCCTCGCCCGCCCCTCCCGACAGGTGGTCTGTCTGGACGGCGACGGCGCTGCAATCATGCACATGGGCTCGATGGCCATCTCCGGTCGGCGCGCGCCCGAGAACTTCAAGCACGTGATCGTCAACAACGCTGCCCACGACTCGGTGGGCGGACAGCCGACCGTAGGAAACGAGATCGACTTTCCCGCGATCGCGCGCGCGTGCGGCTATCGAGACGCATGGTGCGTATCTAGGCGCGAGACACTGAAGGATGCGGTAGGAAGGATGCGCGCTGCATCTGGGCCGGTGCTCCTGGAAGTCAGAGTGAGCAAGGGGGCGCGCACCGACCTCGGTCGACCGACGATTGCTCCGATCGACAACAAGCACAGCTTCATGAAGAGACTTGTCGAATGA